The Methanocella sp. genomic sequence CGAGGACGGGAAGGAGTATAAGATCTCTATCCCGCCCACCGTGCTCTTCTCTGCCGCGGGCGTTATTCCCGACGTCCGGAAGTGCGTCACCATGGACGCCAAGATTGCGGGAGACGTCGTCTTCGCAGTTGGCATGACAAAGGATGAGCTGGGCGGCTCCAGGTTCTACGCCTGGCTCGGCGCCGTCGGCAACAACGTGCCTAAAGTGGATGCGGCGGTGAACAAGAAGACGTATGAGGCGCTTTCTAAGGCCATCGATGCAGGCCTCGTCGCATCCTGCCACGACTGCTCGGACGGCGGCCTGGCCGTGGCATTAGCCGAGACGGCGTTCGCCGGAGGGCTGGGAATGGACATCGACCTGCTCCGCGTCCCGCAGGAAAGGCTCAATAAGGACGCCCAGGTGCTCTTCTCCGAGTCGGCGGGCCGGTTCGTCGTGACCGTGGCGCCGGAGAACGAAAAGGCGTTCAAGAAGGCAATGGAGGGCGTCGACTGCGAGTCCATCGGCACGGTCCGGTCAGACGACCGGTTCCTGGTGCGAGGCCTCAAGAGCATGCGGATAATCGACACTATTATCGGGGCGCTTAAAGAGTCCTGGCAATATCCGCTGAGGTGGTAATATGGCCGTTAAGTCTTTAGTATTAACAGGATACGGGATCAACTGCGAGATGGAAACGGCGTACGCCAATAAGCTTGCCGGCGCCGAGGCCACCATCGCCCACATCAACGACGTCATCGACGGGCGCTACCGGCTAGAAGATTACCAGATACTGAACTTCCCCGGCGGCTTCTCCTATGGGGATGACCTTGGCAGCGGTAAGGCGTTCGCGAACAAGCTGCTCTATGCGACGACGCCCAAAGGGCATCTAATGGACGGCATCCAGAAGTTCATCGAGGACGGTAAATTGATCATCGGCATCTGCAACGGCTTCCAGATCCTGGTGAAGATGGGCCTGCTGCCGGCCTTCGATGAGAACTATAAGGCCCAGACAACGACCGTGTTCTATAACGATAAGGGATTCCGGGACGCCTGGGTATACCTGAAAGTCAACCCGGCCTCGAAATGCGTGTTCACGAAAGGCGTGGAAAAGATGTACCTGCCCATCCGGCACGGTGAAGGCAAATTCATACCGGGGGACGCGAATGTGCTGGAGAGGCTATTGAAGAACGGCCACGTCGTAATGCAGTACGCGGACGAGAGCTACCGTCCCAGCATGCAGTTCCCGATGAACCCCAACGGCTCCGTGGACTCAATTGCCGGCATATGCGATGAGACCGGCCGGGTATTCGGCCTCATGCCCCATCCCGAAGCTTTTAATCACATCACCAACCACCCGCACTATGCCCGGCTCGTCCAGGAATACCGCCGCAAGGGCAAGAAACTGCCGGAAGAGGGCGACGGCATACAGGTGTGGAGGAACGCCGTGGCCTACGCGAAGGAAAAGCTGGCGTAGGACCACAATTTCTTTATTTTTATATTCCCTTTACTAACTGGTGTCGATCATGGCAGATGACCTTATCATAGTTAGCACCCCGTACGTTCCGGGATATCGTATTACGAGTACAAAAGGCTTCACCTGGGGCCTCATCGTTAGAAGCCGCGGCCTCGGCGGCAATATTGTCGCCGGCTTGAGGACCATTACCGGCGGAGAGATCCACGAGTACACGGAATTGCTGAACCACTCCCGGCAGAACGCGCTGGACAGGATGAAGGAGCACGCGAAGGCGCTGGGCGCCAACGCCGTCATCGGCGTGGATTTCGACTCCTCCGAGCTCGGGCAGTCGATGACCGAGGTGCTGGCCTATGGCACGGCCGTGGTCGTCGAAAAAGAGACGGCGTCGACAAACCCAGTAAGGCTCTCCTGAGTCTTTTTTAGTATTTATATTGAATATTGTTCTTGATGTTCCAGTTAACTCAAACAATCGATTATACCACAAAATCGTTGATGACCGGGGCTTTGGTCATATATAAATAATGAAAATTTCGTAAAATAAGAAAACAAGCCCAATGTTTGCCGAAGTGCTAAAAATTTTTCATAGGAGCTCACCGAGATTTTATTAATATACCCTCCGGGAATATTTTTTAAAACCCTCTGTGCGCACCATGGTATAACCGATATGCCAGACGATACAGGAAAAGAAAATGATGGATTATAAATACAGCGATTATTTTAACAGTCCTGGGAATATCGTCGTCACGACCAGCAGCAGCGTCAGGAACGATACGATGATCGTCGTGCCCCATGCCAGCCAGTTGAACAGCTTCGAGTTCGTATACTCTCCCATGATCTTCTTATTATTTATGAGGAGGAGCATGAACACCAAAATGAAGGGCAGTAGCATGCCGTTCAGCACCTGAGACAGGTACATGATGGCGATGAGCGGCGCTCCGGGTATCAATATCACGAGCGCGCCCAGCACGATGAGCGACGTATAGAGCACGTAAAAGTGCGGCGCATCCTTGAACTTTTTATCGATGCCCGAGTCCCAGCCGATGCCTTCGCAAACCATATACGCGGTCGAAAGCGGCAGGATCGACGCGGCGAACGCCGAGGCGCTGAACAGGCCGAAGGCAAAGAGCTCGGAGGCGTATTGGCCGGCCAGCGGCGCGAGCGCTCGCGCGGCGTCGGCGGCAGTCTCGATCCTGATCCCATTGACGAACAACGTTGATGCACAGGTCATGATGATGAAGAATGCCACGATGGACGTGACCATGCAACCCATGATGACGTCTATCCTCGTGAACTTATAGTCCGAGATCCGGACGCCTTTTTCCACGATGGCCGACTGGATGTAGAACTGCATCCAGGGGGCGATGGTCGTGCCTACAAGGCCGATGAACATGAGCAGATAGCTCGGCTGGAAGCTGAACGTCGGGATGACCGAGCTTTTAATCACGTGCGCCCAGTCGGGGCCGGCCATGAACCCCGATATGACGTACGTCGCATAGAACGCGCTTGCGACGAGGAAGATTTTTTCCACCATGCTATAGGTGCCCTTGACCACAAGAAGCCATACCAGCGCGGCGATAACCGGAACGGCAATGTACCGGGATATGCCGAAGATCTCCATACTCGCCGCGATGCCGGCGAATTCGGACATTGTATTGCCGAAGTTGGCCAGCACCAGGACGATGATAAGCAGCACCATCGTGCGTATGCCGAAGTTCTCCCGGATGAGGTCCGAGAGCCCCTTGCCGGTGACCACACCCATGCGTGCGCACATCTCCTGCACGACGATGAGGGCGATGGTAATGGGGACGAGCGTCCAGAGGAAAGCGTACCCGAAGTGCGCCCCGGCCAGCGAGTAGGTCGTTATGCCGCCGGCATCGTTATCGACGCTCGCCGTGATGATGCCCGGCCCGATAACCGCTAAAAATAGCATGATATTCTTCACGTTAATACGGCCGAGCGGGCTGCATTTTACCTCTGCCATTGATATCACACCTTGTGTATTCGCCTGTTCCTGTGATAGTTCGCCGGCAGGCGGCTCTTGATATCCTCGGGCAACGTATACTCGAGCGCGTCGTCGAAAGTAACGATGCCCAGCATCACGTTTTCATTATTTACGACCGGGATCGCCAGCAGGTCGTAGCGGGAGAGAACATTCGCTACTTCTTCCCGGGACGACGTGGGCACGACGCTGATGACTTCGGTCATCATGATATCCTTGACCGGCTTCTGGGGGTCGGCCAGCAGAAGGTCCCTGAGCGAAAATACGCCTATTATGCGCTCCTTCTCGTCGAGGACATATAGATAATATATCATGTCGATGTCGTGGCCATAGGCGCGCAGCTTCGCGAACGCTTCGGCTACCTTCTGGTCGGGGTGAATGTAAATGAACTCGGTGTTCATCATGCCGCCGGCTGAGTTTTCCCTGTATGTCATTAAATCCCGGATGTCGCTGGCATGCTCCTTGCTGATGCTGCATAGCTGCTTCAGCACTTCGGATGCTCTCTCGTGGGGCATCGTGATCAGGATATCGGCCGCATCGTCAGGGTTCATGTTATCCATGATGTCGGCGACGTCCTGTACGGTCATCTGCTTGAGCATATTGGACCGCACGTCGGGCTCGACCTCTTCCAGCGTTTCGGCGGCCGTCTCCTCATCCAGCGACTTGAAAATAGTAAATCTGCCCTTGTTGTCGAGCTCCTCGATGATGTCGGCGATATCCGCGGGGTGCAAGTCGTTAACGTTCTTTCGCGGTATCTTGAGGTGGACCTTGCGCAGGGTGGCATTCAGCGGGTCGATGTAGGACCAGGAGATGATGTGCTCGGGGAGTTGGAGGGGCTTCACGTACTTCGGCAGCCACATGAGGCCCAGGCGGCGCATGATGCCGTTAAAGCCCACGTCCACGCCCACCAGGTTGAGCGAGCCCTTGATCCAGGCCATGAGGACGTCGTTAACCCTCACGACCTTCAGGTCGTCGATGTCGACGATCTGCTTGTCCAGGATCGTATCGCGAATGAGCATCTCGTTCTCAGCAAGCCTGCCTGGAGGGATATCCTCCATCGAGACTTTCAGCTTAATGCTGTTATCGATGGATTCGACGTTCGCCATGCTCACGATGACGTCGTGCCCCATCACTTTACTAAAAAGACCCTCGCCGTAGACGACTCCAGAGACTTCCATTAAAGTCTCGCCTGGCCGTATGGTAAAGTCCTTTAGCTTACCAAGCACTCGCCCGTCCTTATCCGCCACGTCCCTGCCGATATACTGGCTGAAGAACCGGGCGCGGCCGCTCTGCAGCAGCTCCGATAATTCGGGCCTCGTGCCATTATTTTTGATGCTCTTCGACTCGCTCATGCCATCACCTACACGGGCGGCGCGGCTTCCTTCACCCTCTCGGCCATGACCATCTCTGTCAGATCCTCGATGCCGTCGATGGCCCGGATCTTGTCGTTGATGGTCCGGTTCAACTCCTCCAGGTTTTTGGCCCAGACCTTGATGAGCAGGTCGTACTCACCCAGCATGCCGTAGACTTCCGTTACTTCGGGCAGTGCCGCTAGGGCCTGCTTGGCCTCGTCGTGCTTCTCTGTGTCTGTCTGTACGAGCATGACTGCCATGACGGCATAGCCGGTCAGGTCCGGGTCCACGATGACCGTGTATCGGATGTGGCCCTTTTCCTGCAGGCGCTTGAGGCGGTACTGGATGGTGGCATCGGAAATGCCCGTCTGCCGGGACATCTCCAGGTAGCTCATCCTAGCGTTTTCCCTGAGGAGCCGGAGGATAGAAAGGTCCGTTTCGTCCAGTTCTGAACTATTATCCATATCTATCCGTTGTTCTCCTTAATGATATTTGGTAATTTACCAATATATGTATATATAATTTGTCCTTTTACTTAAAATTTATCGATTTAATAGTATAATGCAAATGGATTTGGGTAAAAAGGACGATATACTAAAAAGATAATTAGCAAAAGATTATTCTATCAACCATGCCTTAATTGAACTCCCCAAATTTACGCCAATGACTTTAAACCGTAACCGAGTGATACGATGGCGTGATAGCCGTTGGACAGGCCGGCGTGGAGAATCCCCACCGGATCGTGGAGATTAAAATATTGGGCCAGGATGAGCACGCCGATAAAGGCGCCGATGATGCTGCCAACGTTGGCCACGGCGGCCACGGCTATGACCCTGAACAGGCGATTCGTGAACAGGTTTCTAAACGCCTCGATAAAACTGTCTTCCTCATTGCCGAGCAGGGTACTCAGGTCCCCCATGGTAGGCGGGCGCTGCGTTGCCTCCACGATGCCCGCGAGCCAGCCGATGGCAATCAGCGGATGGATCGCCGCGCTCAACGCGGAAACGAACGCCATGGCCACGGATTTCCAGTGCCCGCCGATCAGGGCGACGAACGTGGCCGACACGACGCCCTGGATGAAGAATAAGACAGCGAGCATTAGCAATAGCTGCTGCCAGGGTATGCCGGAAAACAGCAGCAATGCGCAGATGAATACCACCGATAGGATAACGATCGCACTGATGATCTTCAGCCAGGGAATATGGCGCCTCTTCGGGACGACGGAGATGGATTCGATGGATGGTATCGTCTCTGGGTGTCCCAGGTACTTTTTAATGCCTTCCCTGTGGCCGGCACCGACGACGCCGAGCACCCGCTTACTCCGGCCGATGTTAAGAAGGTTATTGGCCAGGTAAGCGTCCCGCTCGTACACCAGGACTTCGGCGGCGGAAGGCGCGAACTCCCGTAATTCTTCGACCAGGTCCGAGACGACGTTCTCATTCGTGATTTGCTCCATGTCGATATCTCCGGTCCCGAAGCCCAGCGTCGCCAGCAGCAGCGAATAGGCCATCCGGAGCTTCTCGCGCAGAGTCATCTTTGCCCAAAATCGAGCCATCGTAATGCTTATATCCCGGTCGATCAGGGCGATCGGAATGCCCCTCTTCCGGGCCGCGTCGATGGCCGCAAGCATCTCGGAGCCGGGCTTCACACCCATCTCGGCGCCCACCTTACGCTGGACCCAAGCCAGCATCGTTTGCAATAAAAAAACCGCCAGGTTACTTCCCTTTAACAGCTCTTTAACCGGGAGCTCCTTATCCTTATTCCCCTGGTCGCCTTCCGTCAGCGCCTTATATCGGCGGTCGTCGAGCTCGATGGCCACCACGTCCGGCTGATACCGGTCGATGGCCTCTTCCACCTCTTTCACGCTCTTCTCCGATACGTGGGCAGTACCTATAAGATGGATATTATCCGAAAAATTCGTATTCATTGTCCTGGGCTCTTCCACCGGGCTCACGACCAGAAGTTCATTCGTGTCAGGGATATGTAGTTTAGTACAATTGTAATATTAATGTATATCCTTTCCTATCGTTTCCAGCGTTTCTCCCGGCAAGCCTTGCAGGAAGAAGCCCTTCGCCGGGGAATTGTTCCGCTGCGGATGAAAATTGAGAATGCTATGCATGTCCTTTGATATCGGCCCGCATCTCTTCGAGCCTTTCGAGCCGCTCTTCCACGTATTCGTACTCTTCGGAGTACTTCGGCCCCATCGTGATGAAGCTCTTCTTAAAGTCCGCGAGCCGCAGCTCGACGGCGTTGAGCATGAACTTTTGCTCCTTCAGGCGCTCGGTCTCTTTACGTATTAAGTTACGCAGGACTCGCTCCAGCCCCCATTCGGCCAGCAGGTACCATTCCAGCGCCTGGTTCATGTACCTTCGCCTTTCGCCCTCCATGCGGAAGTTCGGGATGACGTCACCGTACAGGTCCATGACCGTGGCGAAGAAGTTGCGCATGAGGCCGTCCGTATCATCGAGGTTCGTGTAATTGTCGACGATGGCGTCGATGACCGGGTTCAG encodes the following:
- a CDS encoding phosphoribosylformylglycinamidine synthase subunit PurQ, translating into MAVKSLVLTGYGINCEMETAYANKLAGAEATIAHINDVIDGRYRLEDYQILNFPGGFSYGDDLGSGKAFANKLLYATTPKGHLMDGIQKFIEDGKLIIGICNGFQILVKMGLLPAFDENYKAQTTTVFYNDKGFRDAWVYLKVNPASKCVFTKGVEKMYLPIRHGEGKFIPGDANVLERLLKNGHVVMQYADESYRPSMQFPMNPNGSVDSIAGICDETGRVFGLMPHPEAFNHITNHPHYARLVQEYRRKGKKLPEEGDGIQVWRNAVAYAKEKLA
- a CDS encoding heavy metal-binding domain-containing protein, yielding MADDLIIVSTPYVPGYRITSTKGFTWGLIVRSRGLGGNIVAGLRTITGGEIHEYTELLNHSRQNALDRMKEHAKALGANAVIGVDFDSSELGQSMTEVLAYGTAVVVEKETASTNPVRLS
- a CDS encoding Nramp family divalent metal transporter: MAEVKCSPLGRINVKNIMLFLAVIGPGIITASVDNDAGGITTYSLAGAHFGYAFLWTLVPITIALIVVQEMCARMGVVTGKGLSDLIRENFGIRTMVLLIIVLVLANFGNTMSEFAGIAASMEIFGISRYIAVPVIAALVWLLVVKGTYSMVEKIFLVASAFYATYVISGFMAGPDWAHVIKSSVIPTFSFQPSYLLMFIGLVGTTIAPWMQFYIQSAIVEKGVRISDYKFTRIDVIMGCMVTSIVAFFIIMTCASTLFVNGIRIETAADAARALAPLAGQYASELFAFGLFSASAFAASILPLSTAYMVCEGIGWDSGIDKKFKDAPHFYVLYTSLIVLGALVILIPGAPLIAIMYLSQVLNGMLLPFILVFMLLLINNKKIMGEYTNSKLFNWLAWGTTIIVSFLTLLLVVTTIFPGLLK
- a CDS encoding magnesium transporter, with amino-acid sequence MSESKSIKNNGTRPELSELLQSGRARFFSQYIGRDVADKDGRVLGKLKDFTIRPGETLMEVSGVVYGEGLFSKVMGHDVIVSMANVESIDNSIKLKVSMEDIPPGRLAENEMLIRDTILDKQIVDIDDLKVVRVNDVLMAWIKGSLNLVGVDVGFNGIMRRLGLMWLPKYVKPLQLPEHIISWSYIDPLNATLRKVHLKIPRKNVNDLHPADIADIIEELDNKGRFTIFKSLDEETAAETLEEVEPDVRSNMLKQMTVQDVADIMDNMNPDDAADILITMPHERASEVLKQLCSISKEHASDIRDLMTYRENSAGGMMNTEFIYIHPDQKVAEAFAKLRAYGHDIDMIYYLYVLDEKERIIGVFSLRDLLLADPQKPVKDIMMTEVISVVPTSSREEVANVLSRYDLLAIPVVNNENVMLGIVTFDDALEYTLPEDIKSRLPANYHRNRRIHKV
- a CDS encoding Lrp/AsnC family transcriptional regulator — encoded protein: MDNSSELDETDLSILRLLRENARMSYLEMSRQTGISDATIQYRLKRLQEKGHIRYTVIVDPDLTGYAVMAVMLVQTDTEKHDEAKQALAALPEVTEVYGMLGEYDLLIKVWAKNLEELNRTINDKIRAIDGIEDLTEMVMAERVKEAAPPV
- a CDS encoding TraB/GumN family protein, which encodes MSPVEEPRTMNTNFSDNIHLIGTAHVSEKSVKEVEEAIDRYQPDVVAIELDDRRYKALTEGDQGNKDKELPVKELLKGSNLAVFLLQTMLAWVQRKVGAEMGVKPGSEMLAAIDAARKRGIPIALIDRDISITMARFWAKMTLREKLRMAYSLLLATLGFGTGDIDMEQITNENVVSDLVEELREFAPSAAEVLVYERDAYLANNLLNIGRSKRVLGVVGAGHREGIKKYLGHPETIPSIESISVVPKRRHIPWLKIISAIVILSVVFICALLLFSGIPWQQLLLMLAVLFFIQGVVSATFVALIGGHWKSVAMAFVSALSAAIHPLIAIGWLAGIVEATQRPPTMGDLSTLLGNEEDSFIEAFRNLFTNRLFRVIAVAAVANVGSIIGAFIGVLILAQYFNLHDPVGILHAGLSNGYHAIVSLGYGLKSLA